The Clostridium chauvoei genome has a window encoding:
- the pdaA gene encoding delta-lactam-biosynthetic de-N-acetylase has protein sequence MKKLKIIIPLFLAVLLILMPCFTPVNALVSDDEELNWYFVNRQNGTTPECPKESADFFESLGAYYVGDTNEKVLYLTFDEGYENGNTPKILDILKEEKVPAAFFVVKPYIKECPDIVKRMEEEGHLVCNHTSHHPSMAKIIDSEKFNKEFTDVEDEYKQITGKEMPKFFRPPMGKYSKNSLKKTQDLGYKTIFWSFAYKDWLVDNQPSEDAAVKKITNGAHNGSIMLLHAVSDTNVKVLKTIIEKLKAEGYEFKSLNELPER, from the coding sequence ATGAAAAAACTAAAAATAATTATTCCATTATTTTTAGCAGTTTTATTAATTTTAATGCCTTGTTTTACTCCTGTTAATGCATTAGTTTCTGATGACGAGGAATTAAACTGGTATTTTGTTAATAGACAAAATGGTACAACTCCTGAATGTCCAAAAGAATCTGCAGATTTTTTTGAAAGTTTAGGTGCATATTACGTAGGTGATACTAATGAAAAGGTATTATATCTTACTTTTGATGAAGGATATGAAAATGGAAATACTCCAAAGATTTTAGACATACTAAAGGAAGAAAAAGTTCCTGCGGCATTCTTTGTAGTTAAACCATATATAAAGGAATGCCCTGATATTGTAAAAAGAATGGAAGAAGAAGGTCATTTAGTATGTAATCATACTTCTCATCATCCTTCTATGGCAAAAATAATTGATTCCGAAAAATTTAATAAGGAATTTACTGATGTAGAAGATGAATATAAACAAATTACAGGAAAAGAAATGCCTAAGTTCTTTAGACCTCCAATGGGTAAGTATTCAAAAAATTCATTAAAAAAGACTCAAGATTTAGGATACAAAACAATTTTTTGGAGCTTTGCTTATAAAGATTGGCTTGTAGATAATCAGCCTTCTGAAGATGCTGCTGTAAAAAAAATAACTAATGGTGCTCATAATGGTTCAATTATGTTATTACATGCTGTATCTGATACAAATGTTAAAGTTTTAAAGACTATTATTGAAAAACTTAAAGCAGAAGGCTATGAATTTAAGTCTCTTAATGAATTACCTGAACGTTAG
- the ychF gene encoding redox-regulated ATPase YchF: MNLGIVGLPNVGKSTLFNAITKAGAESANYPFCTIEPNVGVVSVPDKRLDVLEKMYNTKRKVYTSVEFYDIAGLVKGASKGEGLGNKFLSHIREVSAIVHTVRCFEDENVVHVEGSVDPIRDIETINLELIFADLEVLERRMERSMKQVRSGDKKAKQEYELMERVKAHLEKNLPIRTMDFVEEEEELVKGLFMITSKPVLYACNISEDDMMSGNTNNEYVQKVRTYAEAENSEVVVVCAKLEEELSGLEDEEKAEMLEEYGLEESGLDKLIRASYKLLGLMSYLTAGVQEVRAWTIKAGTKAPQAAGKIHSDIERGFIRAEVVGYNDLLECGSEAAAKEKGLYRLEGKDYVMKDGDVVNFRFNV, translated from the coding sequence ATGAATTTAGGAATTGTCGGGTTACCAAATGTAGGTAAGAGTACTTTATTTAATGCTATAACTAAAGCAGGAGCAGAATCAGCTAACTATCCATTTTGTACAATAGAACCAAATGTAGGTGTTGTTAGCGTTCCAGATAAGAGATTAGATGTTTTAGAAAAAATGTATAATACAAAGAGAAAGGTTTATACTTCAGTTGAATTTTATGATATTGCAGGATTAGTTAAAGGAGCTTCAAAAGGTGAAGGTTTAGGAAATAAATTTTTATCTCATATAAGAGAAGTTTCAGCTATAGTTCATACAGTAAGATGTTTTGAAGATGAAAATGTTGTTCACGTTGAAGGTTCAGTTGATCCTATTAGAGATATTGAAACTATAAACTTAGAACTTATATTTGCAGATCTAGAAGTTTTAGAAAGAAGAATGGAAAGATCAATGAAGCAAGTAAGATCAGGAGATAAGAAAGCTAAGCAAGAATATGAGCTAATGGAAAGAGTAAAAGCTCATTTAGAAAAGAACCTTCCAATTAGAACAATGGACTTTGTAGAAGAGGAAGAAGAGTTAGTAAAAGGATTATTTATGATTACTTCTAAACCTGTACTATATGCATGTAACATTTCAGAAGATGATATGATGAGTGGTAACACTAATAATGAATATGTTCAAAAGGTTAGAACTTATGCAGAAGCAGAAAATTCAGAAGTAGTTGTTGTTTGTGCAAAACTTGAAGAAGAATTATCAGGTCTTGAAGATGAAGAAAAAGCTGAAATGCTAGAAGAATATGGACTTGAAGAATCAGGTTTAGATAAGCTTATAAGAGCAAGCTATAAATTATTAGGTCTTATGAGTTACTTAACAGCTGGAGTTCAAGAAGTAAGAGCGTGGACAATAAAAGCTGGTACAAAAGCACCACAAGCTGCAGGAAAGATACACTCAGATATTGAAAGAGGATTTATAAGAGCAGAAGTTGTTGGATATAATGATTTACTTGAATGTGGATCAGAAGCAGCAGCTAAGGAAAAAGGTCTTTATAGATTAGAAGGAAAAGACTATGTAATGAAAGACGGAGATGTAGTTAATTTTAGATTTAATGTTTAA
- the rsmH gene encoding 16S rRNA (cytosine(1402)-N(4))-methyltransferase RsmH — translation MEFKHVSVLLNECIEGLNIKPDGIYVDGTLGGAGHSSHIVKKLSDKGRLIGIDQDKDALKAAGERLQNYKNVTLVHSNFYNIINVLDNLEIDKIDGMLLDLGVSSYQLDTGERGFSYMQDAPLDMRMNRENSFSAYEVVNDYTEEELYRIIRDYGEEKFAKRIAQFIIKRREEKNIETTLELVEIIKNAIPAKARREGPHPAKRTFQAIRIEVNSELSILNKTIEDAVKRLNKGGRMAIITFHSLEDRIVKLKFKELATSCTCPKEFPVCICGGTAEVKLISRKAIDPTKEEVEENPRSRSAKLRIIEKL, via the coding sequence ATGGAATTCAAACATGTTTCTGTACTTTTAAATGAGTGCATAGAGGGATTAAATATAAAGCCAGACGGAATTTATGTAGATGGAACCTTAGGAGGCGCGGGACATTCATCACATATAGTTAAGAAACTATCAGATAAAGGAAGATTAATAGGAATAGATCAAGATAAAGATGCTTTAAAAGCAGCAGGAGAAAGGTTACAAAATTATAAAAATGTTACTTTAGTTCATAGTAATTTTTATAACATTATTAATGTTTTAGATAATTTAGAAATAGATAAAATTGATGGTATGCTATTAGATCTTGGAGTTTCATCATATCAGTTAGACACAGGAGAAAGAGGATTTAGTTATATGCAAGATGCTCCTTTAGATATGAGAATGAATAGAGAAAATTCTTTTTCAGCTTATGAGGTTGTAAATGATTATACAGAAGAAGAGCTTTATAGAATAATAAGAGATTACGGTGAAGAGAAATTCGCCAAAAGAATTGCTCAATTTATTATTAAAAGAAGAGAAGAAAAAAATATAGAAACTACATTAGAGTTAGTTGAAATAATAAAAAATGCGATTCCAGCTAAAGCAAGAAGAGAAGGACCACATCCAGCAAAAAGAACTTTTCAAGCTATAAGAATAGAAGTAAATAGTGAATTGTCAATTTTAAATAAAACAATAGAGGATGCTGTAAAAAGATTAAACAAAGGTGGAAGAATGGCAATAATAACATTCCACTCTTTAGAAGATAGAATAGTTAAATTAAAATTTAAAGAATTAGCGACTAGTTGTACATGTCCAAAAGAATTCCCAGTTTGCATATGTGGTGGCACAGCAGAAGTTAAGCTTATATCAAGAAAAGCAATTGACCCTACCAAGGAAGAAGTTGAAGAAAATCCAAGGAGTAGAAGTGCAAAGCTTAGAATTATAGAAAAACTTTAA
- a CDS encoding stage V sporulation protein D yields the protein MKKKNYRDKALMRKRMSLALTALTCLFALLMIRLSYIMIVKRGDYAARAEEQWTSEVKIDARRGRILDRNGVELAVSANVYRVDFDLNSIRAYLRKEEKTNDDIAPLISKALEMDNAKVLDALNTKLPSGADAGSATLVRRIEKEQADKVKDLGIHGVIVSPDTKRYYPNGNFLAHVLGSTNVDGQGLTGAELQYNEYLSGVPGLRISELDKYNDELPYTISKFTPPIDGKDVTLTIDENLQAFAEKTAEKGYIDNKAKQVSIMIMDPNTGEILAMANKPDFNPNEPYDGVEKFEGETYGDRLQKMWRNHLVNDTFEPGSIFKVVTMIANMEEGLVKESDTFVCNGGLQIGPHRIKCWKTSGHGVETLPEILQNSCNVGFMEIGKRIGAEKLNEYIRKLGFGKVSGVDLPGEARGIVKNTEDITEADLATISFGQTNTLNAVQYMTAFNSIANGGKLIQPHVMKEISHVDENGVRVIDETFTPETKTVLSEGNTATLRDYLERTVTQGGTSKSYVEGYHIGGKTGTAQKINPNGGGYEAGKYISSLAAFAPVDKPKIAVFISIDEPSAGAYYAGQVVAPLANILFTDIFNYMEAEFSKDNIDSIVKDVIIPEIRNLNVDEAKKILKENKLEYNIEGNGTIITDIKPYPGYTVKEGTKINLYTATTGNYNKNVVMPDLRGYSLESATKVLNDLGISFTTEGEGVVMKQSIPKGELINKGTEVKLVLNAEYGD from the coding sequence GTGAAAAAGAAGAATTATAGGGATAAGGCATTAATGAGGAAACGGATGTCATTAGCCTTGACAGCATTGACATGCTTATTTGCCCTGTTAATGATTAGACTATCTTACATAATGATAGTAAAGAGAGGAGATTATGCAGCAAGAGCAGAAGAACAATGGACAAGTGAAGTTAAAATTGATGCAAGAAGAGGGAGAATATTAGATAGAAATGGAGTTGAACTTGCAGTTTCAGCTAACGTTTATAGAGTGGATTTTGATTTAAATTCAATTAGAGCATATTTAAGGAAAGAGGAAAAAACTAATGATGATATAGCTCCTTTAATATCAAAAGCTCTTGAAATGGATAATGCTAAGGTTCTTGATGCATTAAATACAAAGCTACCAAGTGGAGCAGATGCAGGATCTGCAACACTTGTAAGAAGAATAGAAAAAGAACAAGCTGATAAGGTTAAAGACTTAGGAATTCATGGTGTAATAGTATCTCCTGATACAAAAAGATACTATCCAAATGGTAATTTTTTAGCTCATGTTTTAGGTAGTACAAATGTAGATGGACAAGGACTTACAGGAGCAGAATTACAATATAATGAATATTTATCTGGAGTTCCAGGGCTTAGAATTTCAGAATTAGATAAATATAATGATGAATTACCGTATACAATATCTAAATTTACACCTCCGATAGACGGAAAAGATGTTACCTTAACAATAGATGAAAACTTACAAGCTTTTGCAGAAAAAACGGCAGAAAAGGGTTATATAGACAATAAAGCTAAGCAAGTATCAATTATGATAATGGATCCTAATACAGGAGAAATTTTAGCTATGGCAAATAAACCGGATTTTAACCCAAATGAACCTTATGATGGTGTGGAAAAATTTGAAGGGGAGACATATGGTGATAGATTACAAAAAATGTGGAGAAATCATTTAGTAAATGATACTTTTGAGCCAGGTTCTATATTTAAAGTTGTTACTATGATAGCAAATATGGAAGAAGGGTTAGTAAAAGAATCTGATACATTCGTTTGTAATGGAGGACTTCAAATAGGACCACATAGAATAAAGTGTTGGAAAACATCAGGTCATGGAGTTGAAACATTACCAGAGATTCTACAAAATTCATGTAATGTAGGCTTCATGGAAATTGGTAAGAGAATAGGAGCAGAAAAGTTAAATGAATATATAAGAAAACTTGGATTTGGTAAAGTTAGTGGAGTTGACTTACCAGGAGAAGCTAGAGGAATAGTTAAAAATACTGAAGATATAACAGAGGCTGACCTTGCAACTATATCCTTTGGACAAACTAATACTCTTAATGCTGTACAATATATGACAGCTTTTAACTCAATAGCAAATGGGGGGAAACTTATACAACCTCATGTTATGAAGGAAATATCTCATGTTGATGAAAATGGTGTTAGAGTAATAGATGAAACTTTTACTCCGGAAACAAAAACAGTTTTAAGTGAAGGAAATACAGCAACGTTAAGAGATTATCTTGAAAGAACCGTTACTCAAGGGGGAACTAGTAAGTCTTATGTTGAAGGATATCATATTGGGGGTAAAACAGGTACAGCTCAGAAAATAAATCCAAATGGTGGAGGGTATGAAGCTGGAAAGTATATATCTTCATTAGCAGCATTTGCTCCAGTAGATAAGCCTAAAATTGCTGTCTTTATATCAATAGATGAACCAAGTGCAGGAGCGTATTATGCAGGTCAAGTAGTTGCACCTTTAGCTAATATATTATTTACAGATATATTCAATTATATGGAAGCAGAATTCTCAAAAGATAATATTGATAGCATAGTTAAAGATGTAATTATTCCAGAAATACGAAATTTAAATGTTGATGAAGCAAAAAAGATATTAAAAGAGAACAAATTAGAGTATAATATTGAAGGGAATGGTACTATAATAACAGATATAAAACCATACCCTGGATATACAGTCAAAGAAGGCACAAAGATTAATCTTTACACAGCAACTACAGGGAATTATAATAAAAATGTTGTTATGCCTGATTTAAGAGGATATTCTTTAGAGTCTGCTACTAAAGTTCTAAATGATTTAGGTATAAGCTTTACTACAGAAGGAGAAGGCGTTGTAATGAAGCAAAGCATTCCAAAAGGTGAGCTTATAAATAAAGGAACAGAAGTTAAATTAGTACTTAATGCAGAGTATGGCGATTAG
- a CDS encoding UDP-N-acetylmuramoyl-L-alanyl-D-glutamate--2,6-diaminopimelate ligase, whose product MKLKELLNGVEYEVLKGTLDKGVDHLQYDSRKIVEGDMFVCLKGFEVDGHNYANKAIELGAKVIICERDIEVDKEDVTVIKVKEGRKALATMSANYYGNPSKKLKLIGVTGTNGKTTTVYLLKSILEKSGKKVGLVGTVANYIGTKKLKSERTTPESLELQKLFKDMVDEECEYCVMENSSHSLELDRVYGCEYEVGIFTNLTRDHLDFHKSFENYYNAKFKLFERSKNVVINVDDNYGYKVLNDVKKLNNKNISTYSINNDSDLKASDITLKEGDIHFKVNGVNFNSLLPGEYNVYNALGVIGAMRVEGIDDKFIKAGLMDVIVPGRCERVGYKYDIPYEIIIDFAHTPDGLKNILETLKGFTKNRLIAVYGCGGDRDKVKRAELGRIGTEIADLAIITSDNPRNEDPMAIIRDIVAGINRTNYIAIENRIEAIKLAIKMAEPGDVIVLAGKGHENYQITNQGYIHFDEREIVEEILTK is encoded by the coding sequence ATGAAACTAAAAGAATTATTAAATGGAGTCGAATATGAAGTATTAAAAGGAACTTTAGATAAGGGGGTAGATCATCTTCAATATGATAGTAGAAAAATAGTTGAAGGTGATATGTTTGTTTGCCTAAAAGGATTTGAAGTAGATGGGCATAATTATGCAAATAAAGCAATAGAGCTTGGAGCTAAGGTTATAATTTGTGAAAGAGATATTGAAGTAGACAAGGAAGATGTAACAGTTATTAAGGTAAAAGAAGGAAGAAAAGCTTTAGCTACTATGTCAGCAAATTATTATGGAAATCCTTCAAAGAAACTTAAACTTATAGGTGTTACAGGTACAAATGGAAAAACAACAACTGTATATTTATTAAAATCTATTTTAGAAAAGTCAGGTAAAAAAGTTGGTTTAGTAGGTACAGTTGCAAATTATATAGGAACTAAGAAGCTTAAATCAGAAAGAACTACACCAGAATCTTTAGAATTACAAAAATTATTTAAAGATATGGTTGATGAAGAATGTGAATATTGTGTAATGGAAAATTCGTCACATTCATTAGAATTAGATAGAGTATATGGTTGTGAATATGAAGTTGGAATATTTACAAATTTAACAAGAGATCATTTAGATTTCCATAAATCTTTTGAAAATTACTATAATGCAAAATTTAAGTTATTTGAAAGAAGCAAAAATGTAGTTATAAATGTTGATGATAATTATGGATATAAAGTTTTAAATGACGTTAAGAAATTAAATAATAAAAATATAAGCACTTATTCAATTAATAATGATAGTGATTTAAAAGCAAGTGACATTACATTAAAAGAAGGAGATATTCACTTCAAAGTAAATGGTGTAAACTTTAATTCATTATTACCAGGAGAATACAATGTTTATAATGCTTTAGGTGTTATAGGCGCTATGAGAGTAGAAGGTATTGATGATAAATTTATAAAAGCAGGGCTAATGGATGTAATTGTTCCAGGTAGATGTGAAAGAGTTGGATACAAATATGATATTCCATACGAAATAATTATAGATTTTGCTCATACTCCAGATGGACTTAAAAATATATTAGAAACATTAAAAGGATTTACTAAAAATAGATTAATAGCAGTTTATGGCTGTGGTGGGGATAGAGATAAAGTAAAAAGAGCAGAGCTTGGTAGAATAGGAACAGAAATAGCAGATCTTGCAATAATTACTTCAGATAATCCAAGAAATGAGGATCCTATGGCTATTATTAGAGATATAGTAGCAGGTATTAATAGAACAAACTATATAGCAATTGAAAATAGAATTGAAGCTATAAAGCTAGCTATAAAAATGGCAGAACCAGGAGATGTAATAGTACTTGCAGGTAAGGGTCATGAAAATTATCAAATAACTAATCAAGGATATATACATTTTGATGAAAGAGAAATTGTAGAAGAAATTTTAACAAAATAA
- a CDS encoding UDP-N-acetylmuramoyl-tripeptide--D-alanyl-D-alanine ligase, protein MELNFLELLEAIDGDIVIEAEKKEFNKLSTDTRKIENNNIFLAINGENFNGNKYVKEAMQKGASIAIVDEILFNKEELNNNITVIKVNNTEVALLKLANYYRNKLGVKVVSVTGSCGKTSTKDLIAGFLSYKYKVFKTKGNFNNQIGLPLMILELDSSIDVAVLEMGMSDLGEIHTLAETARPDIAVITNIGLSHIENLKTQDNIMKAKLEITDFFNENNTLIVNGEDERLKELRNKSFKVSKIGYNDEYDVYATNIILEEEQTKFDAHLNGETYTFALKIPGKHNVLNAMLAIKVADELGISLEDMNKGIANIEATSMRLQVIKKDKITIINDCYNASPDSMKSSLDVLSMYKAGRKVAILGTMNELGEESKVAHKDVGTYATSKVDLLIAIGSYSQSFKDGFKGKAIEIYDTKEDFINNVHLLIKENDTILVKASRGMKFEDIVNSLEEISV, encoded by the coding sequence TTGGAACTAAATTTTTTAGAACTTTTGGAAGCTATTGATGGTGATATAGTAATTGAAGCTGAAAAAAAAGAATTTAATAAGCTTTCAACTGATACTAGAAAAATAGAAAATAATAATATATTTTTAGCTATAAATGGTGAAAACTTTAATGGGAATAAGTATGTAAAAGAAGCGATGCAAAAAGGAGCCTCTATAGCAATAGTAGATGAAATTCTTTTTAATAAAGAAGAGTTAAATAACAATATAACAGTTATAAAGGTTAATAATACAGAGGTTGCTTTATTAAAACTTGCTAATTATTATAGAAATAAATTAGGAGTAAAAGTAGTTTCTGTAACGGGATCTTGCGGAAAAACATCAACTAAAGATCTTATAGCTGGATTTTTAAGTTATAAATATAAGGTTTTTAAGACAAAAGGAAACTTTAATAATCAAATTGGATTACCTCTTATGATTTTAGAGTTAGATTCAAGTATTGATGTTGCAGTCTTAGAAATGGGAATGAGTGACTTAGGAGAAATACACACTTTAGCAGAAACAGCAAGACCAGATATTGCAGTAATTACTAATATAGGATTATCACATATCGAAAATTTAAAAACACAAGATAATATTATGAAAGCTAAATTAGAAATTACAGATTTTTTCAATGAAAATAATACACTTATTGTTAATGGAGAAGATGAAAGACTTAAAGAATTAAGGAATAAAAGTTTTAAAGTTTCAAAAATTGGATATAATGATGAATATGATGTATATGCTACTAATATTATACTAGAGGAGGAGCAAACAAAATTTGATGCTCATCTAAATGGTGAAACATATACTTTCGCTTTAAAAATACCAGGAAAGCATAATGTACTTAATGCTATGCTTGCAATAAAAGTAGCTGATGAACTAGGAATTTCTTTAGAGGATATGAATAAAGGAATAGCTAATATAGAAGCTACATCAATGAGATTGCAGGTTATAAAAAAAGATAAAATAACAATAATAAACGATTGCTATAACGCTAGTCCTGATTCTATGAAATCATCATTAGATGTATTAAGTATGTATAAGGCGGGTAGAAAAGTAGCTATATTAGGAACTATGAATGAACTGGGAGAAGAATCTAAAGTAGCTCATAAAGATGTTGGAACATATGCAACAAGTAAAGTAGATTTATTAATAGCAATAGGTAGCTATAGTCAATCCTTTAAAGATGGTTTTAAAGGAAAGGCAATTGAGATTTATGACACTAAAGAAGACTTTATAAACAATGTACATTTATTAATTAAAGAAAATGATACAATTTTAGTTAAGGCTTCAAGAGGAATGAAATTTGAAGACATTGTTAATTCTTTAGAAGAAATCTCAGTATAA
- the mraY gene encoding phospho-N-acetylmuramoyl-pentapeptide-transferase has translation MGDKLIDIITSNLAIALVLGVLISLVLGPITIPILRRLKFGQNIRKEGPKSHLKKAGTPTMGGVIFLLSTTITMIVMRFNPTDEAMIALYSFIAFGFIGFLDDMLKIIKKESEGLKAWQKMLLLLIFSTAIAIYGYYNLGTNLKIPFIGTEIPLGILYIPFVIVYYAATTNAVNLTDGLDGLASTVTVLVLTFFTVVAFTMKQNSIAIFSIALIGGLLGFLKYNAYPARVFMGDTGSLALGGAIATIALVLELPLILFIVGGIYVIETLSVILQVGSYKLRGKRLFKMAPIHHHFEQVGWNETKIVTIFSVITVILCFIGFIAL, from the coding sequence ATGGGGGATAAATTAATAGATATAATAACATCAAATTTGGCGATAGCATTAGTATTAGGAGTTTTAATATCCTTAGTACTTGGGCCAATTACAATACCAATACTTAGAAGATTAAAGTTTGGTCAAAATATAAGAAAAGAAGGGCCAAAAAGCCATTTAAAAAAAGCAGGAACTCCTACTATGGGTGGTGTTATATTCCTTTTATCAACAACTATTACTATGATAGTAATGCGCTTTAATCCTACAGATGAAGCTATGATAGCTTTATATTCATTTATAGCTTTTGGTTTTATTGGATTTTTAGATGATATGCTAAAAATAATAAAAAAGGAAAGTGAAGGTTTAAAAGCATGGCAAAAAATGCTTTTACTTTTAATATTCTCAACAGCTATTGCTATTTATGGATATTATAATTTAGGAACTAACCTTAAAATTCCGTTTATAGGAACTGAAATTCCTTTAGGAATTTTATATATTCCATTTGTTATTGTATATTATGCAGCTACTACAAATGCTGTAAATCTTACTGATGGATTAGATGGTTTAGCTTCAACAGTAACAGTTTTAGTTCTTACATTCTTTACAGTTGTAGCATTTACTATGAAACAAAATTCAATAGCGATATTTTCAATAGCTTTAATTGGAGGACTTTTAGGTTTCTTGAAATATAATGCATATCCAGCTAGAGTGTTTATGGGAGACACAGGATCCCTTGCATTAGGAGGTGCTATAGCAACTATAGCATTAGTATTAGAATTACCGTTAATTTTATTCATAGTAGGTGGAATCTATGTTATAGAAACACTATCTGTTATATTACAAGTAGGATCATATAAGTTAAGAGGAAAAAGATTATTTAAAATGGCACCAATACATCATCACTTTGAACAAGTAGGATGGAATGAAACAAAGATTGTTACGATATTTTCAGTTATAACAGTTATATTATGTTTTATTGGTTTTATAGCTCTTTAA
- the spoVE gene encoding stage V sporulation protein E, which produces MRKTRPKRKMGEIDYGIFYAILILLAIGVVMVYSASSYYAMFKEGDSMFYLKRQIVWATLGLLSMVFMMTIDYHKLRRYTKLLIIITIPLLIAVHFFPAVNGAKRWIQLGPASFQPSELAKYVVVIFLAKSIDIKGDGIKKFTTGILPYLAASGMFAALVLAQKNLSIASIIMIVTFIMLFVGGGRIKDLFGKLAPVLLAAVGLFIVLEPYRMARLMSFTNPWKDAAGDGYQLIQSFYALGAGGITGLGLGQSRQKTLYMPEPHNDFIFSIIGEELGLIGCLCIMALFLFFIWRGIKVAMNAKDTYGTLLATGITSIIAVQAIINIAVVTGSMPVTGVPMPFISYGGTSLVINMMAMGILLNISRQTEGKEDRI; this is translated from the coding sequence ATGAGAAAAACTAGGCCTAAAAGAAAAATGGGTGAAATAGATTATGGTATTTTTTATGCTATTTTAATTCTTTTGGCAATAGGAGTAGTCATGGTGTATTCTGCAAGTTCATATTATGCTATGTTTAAAGAGGGCGATAGTATGTTCTATCTTAAGAGACAAATAGTATGGGCTACACTAGGATTATTATCTATGGTTTTTATGATGACAATAGATTATCATAAATTAAGAAGATATACTAAATTATTAATAATAATTACAATACCGTTGCTTATTGCAGTACATTTCTTCCCAGCAGTTAATGGAGCAAAAAGATGGATTCAATTAGGTCCAGCGTCATTCCAACCTTCAGAACTTGCAAAATATGTAGTAGTAATATTTTTAGCAAAAAGTATAGATATTAAAGGTGATGGAATTAAGAAGTTTACTACAGGGATACTTCCTTATTTAGCAGCATCAGGTATGTTTGCAGCTTTAGTACTTGCTCAAAAGAATTTAAGTATAGCATCTATAATAATGATAGTTACATTTATAATGCTATTTGTAGGTGGAGGAAGAATAAAAGATTTATTTGGAAAACTAGCACCAGTACTTCTTGCGGCTGTTGGATTATTTATAGTTCTAGAACCTTATAGAATGGCAAGACTTATGAGTTTTACAAATCCTTGGAAGGATGCAGCAGGAGACGGGTATCAATTAATACAATCTTTTTATGCATTAGGGGCAGGTGGAATTACTGGATTAGGATTAGGTCAATCAAGACAAAAAACATTATATATGCCAGAACCACATAATGATTTTATATTTTCTATAATAGGTGAAGAACTAGGTCTTATAGGTTGTTTATGTATTATGGCATTATTCTTATTCTTTATTTGGAGAGGTATAAAGGTTGCTATGAATGCAAAAGATACGTATGGTACTTTATTAGCAACAGGAATCACTTCAATTATTGCAGTGCAAGCTATAATAAACATAGCGGTTGTTACTGGTTCAATGCCTGTAACAGGTGTACCAATGCCTTTTATAAGTTATGGGGGAACATCTCTTGTAATTAATATGATGGCTATGGGCATACTTTTAAACATATCAAGGCAAACAGAGGGAAAAGAAGATAGAATTTAA
- a CDS encoding cell division protein FtsQ/DivIB, whose protein sequence is MNKKAQEFIRKKKRKKALRKLAVAIFIFIIALVIFIYKSPIFNLKTINFEGIITLNEEELQENLREFNGKNIFTINYDKIKSKIKQNPYISEVSVEKDGVNSLNITIKENKIAFYIEDGETKNIINNDLVLVEKVPSIEGRNLVKLLGIKAEVNEIGKKIIDNNHLTKILNDFYPIIENMPKEHKLESIDVADITNIKTNIENVKIFLGDTENLVDKMNLVLNAIDQGAITKGYIDLSFDGPPVIKEEN, encoded by the coding sequence ATGAATAAGAAGGCACAAGAATTTATAAGAAAGAAAAAAAGAAAAAAAGCACTTAGAAAATTAGCTGTGGCAATTTTTATATTTATTATTGCTTTAGTAATTTTTATTTATAAGTCACCTATATTTAATTTGAAAACTATTAATTTTGAAGGCATAATAACATTAAATGAAGAGGAATTACAAGAAAACTTAAGAGAATTTAATGGTAAAAATATTTTTACTATTAATTATGATAAGATAAAAAGCAAAATTAAGCAAAATCCATATATTAGTGAAGTTTCAGTAGAAAAAGATGGTGTTAATAGTTTAAATATAACTATTAAAGAAAATAAAATAGCATTTTATATTGAGGATGGAGAAACTAAGAATATAATAAACAATGACTTAGTTTTAGTTGAAAAGGTTCCTAGTATTGAAGGAAGAAACTTAGTAAAATTATTAGGAATCAAAGCTGAAGTAAATGAAATAGGTAAAAAAATAATAGATAATAATCACTTAACTAAAATATTAAATGATTTTTATCCTATTATAGAAAATATGCCGAAGGAGCATAAATTAGAAAGTATTGATGTAGCAGATATAACAAATATAAAAACTAATATTGAAAATGTGAAAATATTTTTAGGTGATACAGAAAACTTAGTAGATAAAATGAATTTAGTATTAAATGCAATAGACCAAGGAGCGATAACGAAGGGCTATATAGATTTAAGCTTTGATGGTCCACCTGTAATAAAAGAAGAAAATTAA